GCCAGGAACACGCCCACCTGACTGTTCTCAATGCGCCCGGCCGTCCCCGTGTACTGGCGCGCCACTCCTGCGGACTTGTCCCCCTTCTTCAGAAATCCCGTCTCATCCACTGCCAGCACGCCTCCTTCGCCCAAGCTCTGGCGGGCGTAGGTGAGCACATCGTCCCTCACGGTGCTCTCGTCCCAGCTGGCTCTCAACAGAAGGTGCTGGAAGGCGTAGGGCGCTTCTTTACCTGCCTCCTGGGACAGTCCCCACGTGTTCTTCCTCTCCGCTCGGGACAACAGCGCCTTCACGTAGCTGCTGGCCGCCTCGGGCGCCTCGCGCCGACGAAAGTGGGGCTCCATCCACTCGGTCAACCGCTCCAACTCGGCCGAGAGTTTCTCAAGGAGGACGACCTCTTCGAACTGGGTTGCTGCCTGGGCTGCCATGGGAACACTCCGCACTACCTTCTCTGTTGGCTCAACAGAGGACTACCCATGAGGTCTTCCCATCTACAACTGTAGTACTTAGTACTACCCGGTCGTAGTACTGGCTGTCCATGGTCCCGGAAGCCACCACCATGGAGGAGCTCATCTACCTGGTGAAGAGCCGTTGGCGCATCGAGCGCGACTACCAGGAGATGAGGGACGAATTGGGCCTGGACCGTTACGAAGGCCGGAACTGGCGGAGCTTCCACCATCACGGAGTGCTCTGCATTGCCGCCTACGCCTTCCTCGCAGCCGAGCGTGCTCGGCTTTCCCCCAGCACCTGTTGCCTTCTTGCGCCCCGCTACCTTACCTGCGGAGTTCAAGGGGCGGGGGGCTGCCGCTGCGCCCCGAGCGTCACAACCCGGCGTCCATCACCACCCAACGGCTTTGCCAGGCGCGCATGTGGCTGCTGCGACTCCCCTGCTGCCCGTGGTGCGGGAGCATCACCAGCACCGGCAAAGCCTACCGTTTATGACACAGTAGTACTAGACTGCACCGCATCCGCCAGCCCTTTGGGGCCTTACAGGCGCCGTCGATTTCGGCACCTGTAGACACCACTTCGGACACTGAGTTCCAGCGCTTGGGCAATGCGGCGGGCGCTCTGGCCCTCGGCGCGCCACAAGAGCAGGGTGGCTCTCAGCGCTATGCCTTCCTGTGGCCTTGGCGCCGCGCTGTGCGCAGACGGCGTCGGTGTTCAAGACTCAGTTCGATTCTCTGGGAATCCAAGTCCACTAGGGCTACTCTTCACGGGCACTTCCGAGGCTACCCCCTGATAGAACTTACTTCCACTGGCTTAGCGCACGCTCTACTGTATGCCTGCCCCTTTCAAGATGCATAATGCTACTGAAACCGTTTAGGATGTACTCATCCCGGGAAGTTCACACCATAAGGAGTCTCATCTGTCTCTACCCCCTCAACCAAGCCACTTGTCCTTGACGGCTGAGGACATTCTAGGTCCACATCCGCAGGTCTCGCATTTTTTTGGACAATGGCTTCAAGCTAGTGATGGGCAGACTGCAAAAAGTCTTCTTCATCGTACACTGATCGTGAATTCGGCGGTTGCAAGCGATCCAATTCCTGCGGTTCGTGCCCTAATAAAAAAGCATCATGCGTCTGAAGGGAAACTCAAAAGGCTTCAGGCAAAGCGAGAAGCGCTTATCAAGCTAGGCTATACACGAGCTGCTCAAGCGGTCCAAGCATTTCCGGTTTCTGAGATAACGCGTAAGGGCAACCTAGCGGAAGTCATTCTGGCAGAATATTTATTGGCTCAGCCTGGGGTCCAAGTTCCCGTATATCGGCTTCGATACAATCCCAATACAGATCAGTCCATGAAGGGCGATGATGTCTTGGCATTTGAATTTAATCAAAAGACAGTTCGAGTGATTGTCGGCGAAACTAAATACAGGGGCACGCCCGCAATCGCTGCGATAAGAGACATTGGTGATGCGCTGACGGCGTCGCATAAGTCTGGCATGCCGGCATCGCTTGAGTTTGTCGCGGATCGCCTATATGAAGAGGGGAACGAAGAACTCGGAAATAAGGTCTCCCTTTGCACAAGTTTGTTTGCGGAGGGCAGGCTTCAGTTGGATTTTGCTGGCCTGCTAGTGAGTACCACAGGCGCGGCTGCATGCGTTGAAAGGGCCGAAGGCATCAACCTTCAACGGCTAGTGATTATCTCGTTGGGCATAGACCAGCCAGATATGTTTGTTCAGAATTGTTATAACGGGCTGGAGTAGCCGTGTCGCCACTTCCATATGACCACGCGGTGAAGAAGATTGCGTTGATCGATCAGTCTCATGTTTTGCGCAATCTGACTGCTCAACTTCATGCTAAATATATACTAAAAGAAGTAGGAGAGCTTCCCGAGCGATTCCCTAAATTTGTTACGAGCCTTGAGGAGCGGGCGCAGTCCCTGGCGTACGCGCTGCTGTCAAGCGGTTGCAGTTTGGAGGAGACGGGCAGCAGAGGATCTGGCGCAGAGGCATTGACTAGAGCTGCTTCTCTTCTGCAAGAGGCATTCTTTTATAGTAATAGCACAACGCTCGACAGTAGGTTTCAACTGCTGATTGCGGGAATGGCATTTTACTCCGCTGGCCAATATTCTCGCGCATTCGTGACAATGCGCGAGGCAGTTCAACCGCTTTTAGCCGGGAAAATAGTACGCGCATTCCTCCAAAAAGACATTCCGGTGTTAGTAAGAGGAATCAACGAGGCCCTGCTCTCGACGGATAATCTTGATGGAAGGATCGCCGAGGCAATTCAGGCAGAGAGTCTTGATGAGGAGTGGATGACTATTCTCGCAACCAGTCTCATTGCGAGGGCGCTAAATCTTCATTTGGAGTCCCTGTATTCAGGACAAGGACAATCCGAGGAAGCCCTCGGTGTTTTGTCTAACGGCATGACCTGTATGTCCGCAGAAGATAGCCCAGGGTGGTGGTGGATCATGAGGTTGCTTAAGCTCATGATCCAGGATGGTGCCTCCAATTCACCCTATCTTCTATTGGGGCCATACTTTGAGGGTGAGACACACGCTATTCTCGAACGCTATTGTCGCAGTCTCGCGTTTTTGGCGCGCCCCTCTTTCGAAATCTGGGCCTCGCAGAGAGCTGCGTTGCCACTTGCATTATCAAGTGAGGTGCGCGGTGGCGCAATTAGTCTGAGAACTAGCGCTGGAAAGACACGAGTAGCTGAAATTGCAATCGTCCACGCGCTTGCATCGGATCCTCAGGCAAAGGCTCTATACATAGCTCCATTTCGTTCTTTGGCTGCTGAGATTGAAAGCGCACTCTCCTCTACTTTGGAGCCACTGGGGTTTGGTGTGTCTCAACTTTATGGCGGCTCAGTTGCAAGCAAGATGGACGAAAACATTCTTGGGCAGTCGCGTGTCGTCATAGCGACTCCCGAAAAAATTAAGAGCCTGTTGCGATTTGCGCCGCACATTAAAGATGACATTAGGATTTTTATAGTCGACGAGGGCCATCTGATTGGACTGAATGAACGCCTAATCCGTAATGAAGTATTCTTGGAAGGATTGTTGGCGCGCACCAAGGAATCGAAAGCCCGAATACTCTTGCTGTCGGCAGTCTTGCCAAACGCCGAACAGATTGGGGCATGGATAGGGGAGACGCCAAAAGCATCTGTCCGCTCACCATGGAAACCCTCTGGTGAGCGTTTTGGCCTTCTTTTATGGAACGGCAAAAGGGTAAAGCTTGAGTGGCGTGGGGACGAGCCGTCGTTTAACCCGGCCTTTGTGGATGCTGCGCCACCCCGCAAGAAAGGGCGCAGAAAACTATTTCCGGCCGATAAGCGTGAAGCTGTTGCTGCGACCGCAGTTCGCCTCAGCAACACAGGCCCGGTTTTGATCTTCACCGGGATGGCAAAGTCAGTCAAAGGCTTAGCACAGGCCGCTATCGAGGCGATGGGGCCGGGCGTAAACAACCACGATTGGCCACTAACAGAATGGCAAGTTTTTGAAGCAGCTTGTGCAGAGTCGCTAGGGCCAAATTCGATTGAGTTGCGTGCAGCTCGTGTCGGAGTGATTTGCCACCATGCGCAACTGCCATCTGAGGTTCGGTTTACCATTGAGCGGCTGATGCGTTCCCGTGCCCCTCGAATCATAGTTGCAACAACGACGCTTGCCCAAGGTGTTAATGTAGGTGTCTCGTCAGTGATTATAGCCAATCACTTTGTTGACCAGAGGCCGATGTCTAATCGCGACTTCTGGAACATTTGCGGCAGAGCAGGCCGGGCATTCGTTGATATCGAAGGGAAGATCTTGTTTGCTCTCGACGAGACAGGAAAGGCTTGGCAAGTCGAGCGTGATAGAAAATTGGCTGATGATTACTTTCAGCTCAGTAAGATTGAGCCCGCCGTCAGTGGCGTCCTGGCGATGCTCCGTGGCCTGCGCTCGATTGCGAAGAAGTCTGGTGTTGACTTTGCCCAGCTTCTAGAAATGGCGGCCAATAATGACTTCAGCGTTCTTAGTGCTGACGCTGGGTTTGCAGAGGTTTGTTGTGATTTGCTGGATGATGAGATTTTGGCGCTAATTGAAGAGAATTCTTCAACGCCTCTTGAGGATTTTATTGATCAAACATTTGGGCGCTCGTTGGCCGCCCTTCAGGCTGCTCATGAACCTCAATCACTTGGTGTTGGCGACCTGCTTTCTTTTATTAAGGCTCGTGCCAAGGCGACTATGCAGATGGCTCCATCCCAGGCGCGCCCAGCTATCATATCCTCTGCACTACCATTTCGCGCAGCAGTAAAGCTCTATGGCTTTCAAGAGCAGATAAAGCAGGTTGCTGCTCATTTTCTTGAGTCGGCTGGAGAATTGAAAGATCTTTGTACGCTCGTTAAACAATTTGAGCCGCTGATTCACTTGCTGCCGTCCGAGTTTCTTCAGACCGTTCCTGCGACAGAACACCTTGAGTTGATTAGAGAGCTGTGGCTGGGAGGGAGCCCTCTGGTTGAAATTGCCAAGCTGACATCTCAAGCTCAGCCCATCACTGCTCGATTTTATGGTCATGTGTTGCCTTGGATCATGAGCGGGGCTGCCCAGCAACTTAG
This window of the Stigmatella erecta genome carries:
- a CDS encoding transposase, which encodes MEPHFRRREAPEAASSYVKALLSRAERKNTWGLSQEAGKEAPYAFQHLLLRASWDESTVRDDVLTYARQSLGEGGVLAVDETGFLKKGDKSAGVARQYTGTAGRIENSQVGVFLA
- a CDS encoding Hachiman antiphage defense system protein HamA; protein product: MTAEDILGPHPQVSHFFGQWLQASDGQTAKSLLHRTLIVNSAVASDPIPAVRALIKKHHASEGKLKRLQAKREALIKLGYTRAAQAVQAFPVSEITRKGNLAEVILAEYLLAQPGVQVPVYRLRYNPNTDQSMKGDDVLAFEFNQKTVRVIVGETKYRGTPAIAAIRDIGDALTASHKSGMPASLEFVADRLYEEGNEELGNKVSLCTSLFAEGRLQLDFAGLLVSTTGAAACVERAEGINLQRLVIISLGIDQPDMFVQNCYNGLE
- a CDS encoding DEAD/DEAH box helicase, whose product is MKKIALIDQSHVLRNLTAQLHAKYILKEVGELPERFPKFVTSLEERAQSLAYALLSSGCSLEETGSRGSGAEALTRAASLLQEAFFYSNSTTLDSRFQLLIAGMAFYSAGQYSRAFVTMREAVQPLLAGKIVRAFLQKDIPVLVRGINEALLSTDNLDGRIAEAIQAESLDEEWMTILATSLIARALNLHLESLYSGQGQSEEALGVLSNGMTCMSAEDSPGWWWIMRLLKLMIQDGASNSPYLLLGPYFEGETHAILERYCRSLAFLARPSFEIWASQRAALPLALSSEVRGGAISLRTSAGKTRVAEIAIVHALASDPQAKALYIAPFRSLAAEIESALSSTLEPLGFGVSQLYGGSVASKMDENILGQSRVVIATPEKIKSLLRFAPHIKDDIRIFIVDEGHLIGLNERLIRNEVFLEGLLARTKESKARILLLSAVLPNAEQIGAWIGETPKASVRSPWKPSGERFGLLLWNGKRVKLEWRGDEPSFNPAFVDAAPPRKKGRRKLFPADKREAVAATAVRLSNTGPVLIFTGMAKSVKGLAQAAIEAMGPGVNNHDWPLTEWQVFEAACAESLGPNSIELRAARVGVICHHAQLPSEVRFTIERLMRSRAPRIIVATTTLAQGVNVGVSSVIIANHFVDQRPMSNRDFWNICGRAGRAFVDIEGKILFALDETGKAWQVERDRKLADDYFQLSKIEPAVSGVLAMLRGLRSIAKKSGVDFAQLLEMAANNDFSVLSADAGFAEVCCDLLDDEILALIEENSSTPLEDFIDQTFGRSLAALQAAHEPQSLGVGDLLSFIKARAKATMQMAPSQARPAIISSALPFRAAVKLYGFQEQIKQVAAHFLESAGELKDLCTLVKQFEPLIHLLPSEFLQTVPATEHLELIRELWLGGSPLVEIAKLTSQAQPITARFYGHVLPWIMSGAAQQLRTAGDIALAEVLDKAAACVELGLPSDAAVRVFLAGVMARSAATEIALILSDYVVGLSGRILRAQLISPDVRKAASGKISPSSLHWLEILVLQDAALPKPPPPLPNLRITGVDKNVSLHLRSSSGGTVWIVDASYKVLLSPPRVAAAEWDRAANDPRLVYRWSEPDQCWKAFCRQPFFEAQY